A single Coleofasciculaceae cyanobacterium DNA region contains:
- a CDS encoding DUF2808 domain-containing protein, giving the protein MKKLISTVAFTLITTSLPATAWANGKSDYPEGTHLFDSAAIPSNARIQNANHKFKVHVQKTPISELSIYLPEKVNLSKDIEVTDGTGQKIDAQTSVDSGKAAIAFAQPVSSDTVLKVNLRGIRTSGFEQNWLYRVYSKPVELTAETPLGTAEVRTYLSN; this is encoded by the coding sequence ATGAAAAAGCTAATTTCTACTGTTGCATTTACTTTAATTACCACATCTTTACCAGCTACTGCTTGGGCAAACGGAAAGTCTGATTATCCTGAAGGTACGCATCTTTTTGATAGTGCAGCAATTCCCAGTAACGCTCGTATTCAAAACGCTAATCATAAATTTAAAGTTCACGTTCAAAAAACCCCTATTTCAGAACTTTCGATTTATTTACCAGAAAAAGTAAATCTTTCTAAAGATATTGAAGTAACAGATGGAACTGGTCAAAAAATTGATGCTCAAACCTCTGTTGATAGTGGAAAAGCAGCTATCGCTTTTGCTCAACCAGTTTCTTCCGATACAGTTTTAAAAGTTAATTTACGCGGTATTAGAACTTCAGGTTTCGAGCAAAATTGGCTGTATCGCGTTTATAGCAAACCAGTAGAATTGACAGCAGAAACTCCGCTAGGAACGGCTGAAGTTCGCACTTATTTATCAAATTAA
- a CDS encoding TolC family protein has protein sequence MSLFRKLIVIGVGVGISFSQLKSVFAQSQSPSEADSQEQQQNNNSLQLPTSPNQVKIQQVRSISLKQVLELAEQNNRELQVAALTLERSRSALQQAQAALLPTFGINGELTQVGDQERPGDVIFEPESSSPTFLSGTVEANYNLFTFGKRSAQIKTAQEQIKFEQLELERIRQQTRLDVSSAYYDLQEADQQVKIAQAAVENARIGLRDAQLLEEGGIGSKIDTIRASVQLKNAQQDLTQAQTDGDTASDKLTRILSLPETVDVAAADPVQTAGQWNRSLEESIILAFQNRAELKQQSIQRNITSQQRQIALAEIRPTVSLFANYQALSELSNKGADGYAAGARVAWNFFDGGTASAAAKQEDANIKIAETRFADTRSQIRLEIEQAYKNMMANAKNIETATAALEQAQEALLLISFGYRRGATTQLEVNTAQNELTNAAGNRVKAILNYNRSLTSLQRAINNL, from the coding sequence ATGTCTTTGTTTAGAAAGTTAATCGTTATAGGTGTTGGTGTGGGAATTAGTTTTAGTCAATTAAAATCAGTTTTTGCTCAAAGCCAATCTCCTTCTGAAGCTGACTCTCAAGAACAGCAGCAGAACAATAATTCTCTACAACTTCCAACTTCCCCTAATCAGGTAAAAATTCAACAAGTTCGATCAATTAGTCTTAAACAAGTACTAGAACTAGCAGAACAAAATAACCGTGAACTACAGGTTGCTGCCTTAACTTTAGAGCGATCGCGCTCGGCTCTACAACAAGCTCAAGCAGCTTTACTGCCCACTTTTGGAATAAACGGAGAACTCACTCAGGTTGGCGACCAAGAAAGACCTGGAGACGTAATTTTCGAGCCAGAATCTTCTTCGCCTACTTTTTTGAGCGGTACAGTCGAAGCTAACTATAACCTTTTTACTTTTGGCAAGCGCTCGGCACAAATTAAAACTGCCCAGGAACAAATAAAATTCGAGCAGTTAGAATTAGAAAGAATTCGTCAACAAACTAGACTAGATGTTTCTAGTGCTTATTACGATTTGCAGGAAGCTGACCAACAAGTAAAAATCGCTCAAGCTGCCGTAGAAAATGCTCGAATCGGTCTGCGTGATGCCCAATTGTTAGAGGAAGGAGGAATAGGAAGTAAAATTGATACGATTAGGGCTTCAGTGCAGTTGAAAAATGCCCAACAAGACTTAACTCAAGCTCAAACCGATGGAGATACAGCTAGCGACAAGTTAACTAGAATTCTAAGTTTGCCCGAAACAGTTGATGTTGCTGCTGCCGATCCTGTCCAAACAGCAGGTCAATGGAATCGCTCTTTAGAAGAAAGCATTATTTTAGCTTTTCAAAATCGAGCGGAATTAAAACAGCAGTCAATACAGCGCAATATTACCTCTCAACAGCGACAAATAGCTTTAGCTGAAATCAGACCAACTGTGAGTTTGTTTGCTAATTATCAGGCATTAAGCGAACTAAGTAATAAAGGGGCAGATGGATATGCAGCAGGGGCTAGAGTCGCCTGGAATTTCTTTGATGGGGGAACAGCATCAGCAGCAGCGAAACAGGAAGATGCGAACATCAAGATTGCCGAAACTCGCTTTGCCGATACCCGCAGCCAAATTCGTTTGGAAATCGAACAAGCTTACAAAAATATGATGGCAAATGCTAAGAATATCGAAACGGCAACTGCTGCCCTAGAACAAGCACAAGAAGCACTCTTGTTGATTAGCTTTGGCTATCGTCGAGGTGCAACTACTCAGCTAGAAGTAAACACGGCACAAAATGAATTGACCAACGCTGCTGGCAATAGAGTAAAAGCAATTTTGAACTACAATCGCTCTTTGACCTCGCTTCAAAGAGCAATTAACAACTTATAG